The window GGCCCAACCAGCAGTTGGAGTATCAGCCATTCGGATCACCGAGAGAAGTGGAGCATTGCGTAGGAGAGCAACGGGCGAGGGTTGTTGTCGCAAGCAGGAGCCTATCGAAGATCGATAGACACGGCATTCGCGGCAGTGGCAAACTCATGAAAGCGAAATGATGTCGGCTTCCTTCACCTCGAGATCCTTGAAGAGCTCGAAGATGGTCTGGTTGTCGTGGAAGTCGTTGTTGACTATAGAGTACGATATGTGATTAGTCATGTCCAAAATTGAGGCATTGGGGGTTCGCCTACCAATATTGACGAGGTACCACTCATCCATAATCGTCTCGATCAGCGTCCTGCTTGGGGTATCGGGGTCGAAGCAGTGAGCCCAGTCCGTGCCCAGACGGAAGGCTTCGTCCCGCCAGGCCAGGAAGCTGACGCTCTCAACGATGGTGGGCTGGACAATCTCCTTGCCGGGGAAAACACCCCAGGTAACGGCATTGGGTCCGTCCGAGGCGGCGTTGGATTTGAGTTCGCCATTCTTGGTGACGGCATAGTATGAAAGGCTGGAGTTGGATCCGATCCGGCTCAGCATCtggtcgacgatggagggaggcacgagcagctcgaggtAGGCCTTCTGGTAGACGTAGCCGTTGGAAGGGCCCCAGCCATGGATCGGGTGCGAAGACTTGACACCATCAACGGCGGGCTGGGAGTTGATTGTCAGAAGACCCCGCTGGTTGAGAGCGATGAGGTCGCGTCGGAtcgcgtcggcctcgccggtgAGAGGGGACTCGCTCCAGGGAAGTGAGTCTATCTCCTGGTTGAGGTAGCGGACGAAGGTGTCGGCAATGTCCCGGAGCTTCTTGGGCACACCCCACTTCCCCTGGTTGGACTCGTTGGTGCCCGTCAGGCCGATGCCGTAAGCATCGAGCTCGCCGAAGGCGGGCGATCGAGAATCGCCCCAGCGGCCGTTGGGGAACTCGTCCCAGTCCTGGGTGCGGAGGACGTAGGACTTGTTGCGCTTTCGCCAGAAGATGGGCCGGACATCCTCgtcgcgacggccgagggcctTGGACTGCTTCCAGGGGAGGGCCGGGTGCAGCGGCCGCTCGGCGCAAGGTGCCcactcgagctcctcgagaaGCATGCGGGTGGCCTGGGCGAGGTTCATGGTGTAAAAGTGCAGGTGGTGGATGCCGTTGGCGAGCAGCTTGCGGCacatgtcggcgacgagcgacttGCCAAGCTCACGgacggccacgtcgtcgttCTTGACAGGTTCGAGACGCTCCAGCCACTCGGGCGGAACGCGGCACTGCATGTGGTTTGCCCGGCGGAGGAAGCTTGCGTAGGTGGCGATGGGCATGATGCCGGGGAGGATGGGGATGGTGATGCCGCGGTCGCGGACCCGGGCCGCCCAGCGGATGAAGTTGTCGGCGTCGTAGAACATCTGGGTGACGATGAAGGTGGCGCCCATGTCAACCTTCTCCTTGAGGTggtcgagcagctcgtcctcgtccttgttGTCGTCGCAGCCCTCGGGGtagccggcgacgccgatgtCGAAGTGGTTCCCGTACGTGTCCCGGATGTGCCTGACGAGGTCGCGGGCGTACtggaagccgccgtcggtcgccGTCCACTTCTCCTGGTCACGGGGAGGATCACCACGAAGGGCGAGGATGTTTGTGCAGCCGGCCTGGTAGGCTCTGGCGAGGGCCTCGTTGACCCTGTCGAGGCCCATGTCGGTGCAGGTCAGGTGCATGCACGTCTCGAGGCCGGAGACGGACTGGGCCTGGGTGACCATCTCGCATGTCAGCTCAGCAATGCGTCCGCCGGCGCCCCAGGTGATGTCGATGAACTTGGGCCCGAGGTTGTACATGCGGTCCATTCGCTCGTAAAGGTTCTGGACGCCCTGCGACGTCTTGGGCGGGAAGTATtcgaaggagaaggagggctGAGCGCCCTTCTCCGCCTCGGAGAGGATTTCCTTGATGTGCATGCTGGGCGAGGTAGGGGATGATTCAACCCACAGGATACGCGGACACGAGGCAGGTGCTGAGAATCGGATGCTAGGTATTGGATGCTGTCATGGACGAGagagacggccgagggcttCAAATGTTTCGAGGGCGCGCAAGCCAACGTGCAGACGGGCGGGGGTGGTGACCGCTTCCTTCGGTGAGGGGATTCGGGAGAGTTGAGGATGGGAACTGCGGGCGGGGCAGGGAGAGCGGGAGACGAAGAGAGAAGAAAGAGCGCGTGCATCCAAAGCAAACAAGACGCTCGTGACAACGGACTCGCAGTGCCAAAATGAACCCTGTCTGCATGCAGGCCGACAGATGCAGTAGGGAGTCGAGGGATGCGGAGGGTagaagagggggggggggaggaggagaagggaagaggagggagaaggagggggggTGTGGGAGGTATTATTCGAGTCTCGAAATTTATTCAGGCAATGTAGCAGCTCCTAGTTAGCTGTTCGGTGAGAGGTAAGAATGATACGGCAAATGTACTCGAGCGGACAGACTGACAGTTAGGTGCTGGCAGAAAGACAGATACAGTTCGGAGCGACAACGGAGCACAAGAGGGTACCGAGTCGTACATcagtccccccccccctgagagcaagtactcggtaccagCGCCTCGAAGCCTTGTACCATGCCGTCGCTGCTGTCCATGTACCTACCGCCACCACTGACCAGAAAGTGGCTCCGGTGACATGTCCTCCATCAGGCGCcacgtacttggtacttgttGCGCTTGCAAGAGGTGCTGGCAGCCTAGCAGCAGATTACCGACAATTCAGGAGGAttagagtacggagtaagacGGGCTGGCTTCGGAGCAGGTGGGGGCGCTGGCGGGGCAGGCTCATCATTGGACAGCCGGTGACGGCCAGGGGTCTGAAGGCTGCGGTACTGCCCGGCTTGCCCTGAAGCAGTAGGTGTCAAGGTATTCGGCACTCCATGCTTGGAAGCAAATTCAATTCGCATGCTCACCTCACCGATTCCCGCACggcgagcacatgcacagcagAATAGTTACACCGGCTAGCAGCCGTCCAAGAATCCCTctcaccatcgccatcgtcgttgcTCATGCCGGCCGAAAGGCGAAAGATGTGAAAGATGAGAAACGTCCGAATTGGAGTCCTCGGTATCGACCAGCCGGCACAGGCTCCTGGAGGTGTGGTGTGGCGAAGATCTGTGTGTGGCGTTTGGTGTTACCTGCcgtacaggtaggtaggttGTTTATGGTTCACTAACGTGACGGTTGAGTTACCCGGCCTGGCGGTGGCCTCGTCCAACCACGTTGCCATGGTTCACACTGCAGCCCTAAGCCAGGTACGTTACTTGCCACAAATAGATGCACGAACGGCGTATTCACATACCTGGCTACGGCCGCGGGTACGAGGATAGCGCCCGTTTACAGTGGTACGATCGCGCCAGGCGCTGAGCGATTCGCTGCCAATGAGCCACGACATGACGCCACACAACGCAGAGCCCAATCCGGAGAGAACGGCTGCTGCATTGCATTTCTCCGTCCTGTCTTTTCCTTCTCATGCAATGCGTGTGCACCGTGCAGGCAACAAATCAAGCCAAAATGGTGAACAAGGGCCACTGTGCGTCTGCGTGCAACTTTGTTGACTTTATCCGTGTAGTATGTGCcccgtgtacggagtacatgtgctgtttTTACCTGTACCagccagtactccgtacgtacccGGAacttgtaatactccgtagataCAGCTGTATCGCACGTACTTacgagtacagcactccgtacggcacaagtacgcactaggtacctagtaggtattattgtaagggtgctccgtacttacttgcagcatcccgtacagtgcagtccgtacctaagtacagtgcgTTCATGTGGAAGTACCAACACAcacgtgtaagtactgtactgtacagtaagtatgtacggtcgaaggacggagtacacctacctccGAGGACGGAAAATCGCCGAGGTAGGAGGACTGATGGCCACCCCACCCCCCACTTACCCCACCACGACGTATTTGGATACGAGtgaagtaattacagtacagtacttaagcacagtAATTacgcacagtacttacttacggatacacctactccgtacaagtattgatACGTActggagtactccgtacttc of the Drechmeria coniospora strain ARSEF 6962 chromosome 01, whole genome shotgun sequence genome contains:
- a CDS encoding methylenetetrahydrofolate reductase 1; the protein is MHIKEILSEAEKGAQPSFSFEYFPPKTSQGVQNLYERMDRMYNLGPKFIDITWGAGGRIAELTCEMVTQAQSVSGLETCMHLTCTDMGLDRVNEALARAYQAGCTNILALRGDPPRDQEKWTATDGGFQYARDLVRHIRDTYGNHFDIGVAGYPEGCDDNKDEDELLDHLKEKVDMGATFIVTQMFYDADNFIRWAARVRDRGITIPILPGIMPIATYASFLRRANHMQCRVPPEWLERLEPVKNDDVAVRELGKSLVADMCRKLLANGIHHLHFYTMNLAQATRMLLEELEWAPCAERPLHPALPWKQSKALGRRDEDVRPIFWRKRNKSYVLRTQDWDEFPNGRWGDSRSPAFGELDAYGIGLTGTNESNQGKWGVPKKLRDIADTFVRYLNQEIDSLPWSESPLTGEADAIRRDLIALNQRGLLTINSQPAVDGVKSSHPIHGWGPSNGYVYQKAYLELLVPPSIVDQMLSRIGSNSSLSYYAVTKNGELKSNAASDGPNAVTWGVFPGKEIVQPTIVESVSFLAWRDEAFRLGTDWAHCFDPDTPSRTLIETIMDEWYLVNIVNNDFHDNQTIFELFKDLEVKEADIISLS